From a single Miscanthus floridulus cultivar M001 chromosome 8, ASM1932011v1, whole genome shotgun sequence genomic region:
- the LOC136478185 gene encoding uncharacterized protein isoform X2, translating into MVDKNDGSEGLKFNTSNLIQTTEEVARAFIAVASAATAQSARPSVVYSSKDESGSPMQKLQQQFSKIMKGFSSSPDLSGTYNPEVLTTQKRQWSRYQLKSLGDRCIREPSHLFESIVIVGLPPHADIQELENIALGRNDEDGKRSRNLFSNSHQVHAISNLEPQVLYAYPPEKPLPLKYKDTLSFCLPGGVQVHAVERTPSFSELNEILLGQEQLKESNQSFVFRLQVADNSALYGCCVLVEEIVQRPSKLVSMLMNDKPIFPRRSRYVITTPRCYCILSRLPFFELHFGVLQSILMEERLEWLTDGVSMLTSLSLEESCENDICEGTEVTAQKQYLDSNTTDVDKSSESSMGVSSKELSDTDSSSGCRENQLDFVSKEQQQNSSCDKEQSDLKREIVTCCDVSEVSDHFVPEDTSSGESGVKHHELDSASGIQDESGAKNCDDSPKGNVDDEELDLFITDTILPLMRSRLCEDCESSPSSQGSPSEGRNFDTQESDSEEPSSIGDGDLVRHNNILQWAKAKKYGSLQVVCQYYQLQCPARGSSLTFHPLEHLHPLSFHRPGETVLHIAGSTIELRSRDTSLEVAEMRNSLFAEEESTALSTWAVASICGCLRLEHVMTLFAAALLEKQIVIVCSNLGMLSASVLSILPLIRPYRWHSLLMTVLPNDMMDFLDAPVPYIVGVQNKTSDVLNRLPNAVVIDANRNQIKSSSVPQLPQHRELLSALRPYHSILVGESYLARKRPVYECTDAQVEAAKGFLAVLRDYLDTLCSNLRSHTITNVQSNNDKLFVDTQLFSVQTDLVLSFYQKD; encoded by the exons ATGGTGGACAAGAATGATGGGTCAGAGGGTCTTAAATTCAACACGTCAAACCTCATTCAAACAACCGAAGAGGTTGCAAGAGCGTTTATTGCTGTGGCTTCGGCTGCCACTGCACAGTCTGCACGACCATCTGTAGTGTATTCATCCAAAGACGAGAGTGGCAGCCCAATGCAGAAGCTTCAGCAGCAATTTTCGAAAATCATGAAAGGGTTTTCGTCCTCACCAGACCTGTCAGGAACTTACAATCCAGAAGTGCTTACAACGCAAAAGCGGCAGTGGTCGAGGTACCAGCTGAAGTCATTG GGTGATAGGTGCATCAGAGAACCATCACATCTGTTCGAGAGCATAGTGATTGTTGGGCTTCCACCTCACGCAGATATCCAGGAGCTGGAAAACATTGCTCTAGGGAGAAATGATGaagatggaaagagatcaagAAATTTATTTAGCAATAGCCACCAAGTTCACGCAATATCAAATTTGGAACCACAG GTTCTTTATGCATACCCTCCAGAGAAGCCTCTTCCACTCAAGTACAAGGATACCCTCTCTTTCTGCCTTCCCGGAGGTGTACAG GTTCATGCTGTCGAACGTACTCCTTCATTCAGTGAGCTGAATGAAATTCTCCTGGGACAG GAACAGCTTAAAGAAAGCAACCAATCATTTGTGTTCCGCCTACAG GTCGCTGATAACTCTGCATTATATGGATGCTGTGTGCTGGTTGAAGAGATCGTACAGAGACCATCAAAGTTGGTATCGATGCTCATGAATGACAAACCCATCTTTCCACGCCGGAGTCGATACGTGATAACTACGCCCCGGTGTTATTGCATCCTGTCCAGGCTTCCGTTCTTTGAACTGCATTTTGGGGTGTTGCAGAG TATTCTTATGGAAGAACGTCTCGAGTGGCTCACAGATGGTGTTAGCATGCTAACTTCCTTATCGCTTGAGGAATCCTGTGAGAACGATATCTGTGAAGGAACTGAAGTTACAGCACAGAAACAGTATTTAGATAGTAACACAACTGATGTGGATAAATCATCTGAATCTAGCATGGGAGTTTCATCAAAGGAGCTGTCTGACACTGATAGCAGTTCTGGGTGTAGAGAGAACCAGCTTGACTTTGTTTCTAAAGAACAACAGCAAAATAGTTCTTGTGATAAAGAGCAGAGTGATCTTAAAAGAGAAATTGTCACTTGTTGTGATGTTTCTGAAGTGTCTGATCATTTTGTTCCCGAAGATACATCATCTGGTGAgtctggagttaagcatcatgaACTTGATTCTGCATCAGGTATCCAGGATGAATCTGGTGCAAAGAACTGTGATGATTCTCCGAAGGGAAATGTGGATGATGAGGAGCTTGATCTCTTCATTACTGATACTATTTTACCACTTATGCGATCTCGCCTTTGTGAAGATTGTGAATCATCTCCAAG TTCACAGGGTTCTCCTTCTGAAGGCAGAAATTTCGACACCCAGGAATCGGATTCAGAGGAGCCATCTTCCATTGGTGATGGAGACTTAGTTAGACACAACAACATACTGCAGTGGGCTAAG GCAAAAAAATATGGTTCTTTGCAAGTTGTCTGTCAATACTACCAGTTACAGTGTCCTGCTAGGGGTTCATCACTTACTTTTCATCCATTGGAGCATTTGCATCCTTTGAGTTTTCACCGGCCAGGTGAAACAGTTCTTCACATTGCTGGTTCTACTATTGAGCTTAGGTCACGTGATACAAGCTTAGAGGTTGCTGAG ATGCGGAATTCACTCTTTGCTGAGGAGGAATCGACTGCTTTATCCACATGGGCGGTGGCATCCATTTGTGGATGCCTAAGGTTGGAACAT GTAATGACACTTTTTGCTGCCGCACTCCTGGAGAAACAGATTGTTATTGTCTGTTCTAATCTG GGTATGTTATCGGCTTCAGTTTTGTCCATCTTACCTCTAATACGACCGTATCGGTGGCATAGTCTCCTCATGACG GTTTTGCCTAATGACATGATGGATTTTCTGGATGCCCCAGTTCCATACATA GTGGGTGTACAAAACAAGACATCTGATGTGCTCAACAGGCTACCAAATGCCGTGGTCATTGATGCCAACAGGAATCAG ATTAAATCTTCTTCAGTTCCGCAACTACCACAGCACAGAGAGTTGCTTTCTGCCTTGCGCCCGTATCATTCAATACTTGTTGGCGAAAGTTATCTTGCAAGAAAACGTCCTGTTTACGAATGCACAGATGCCCAG GTGGAAGCGGCCAAAGGTTTCTTGGCGGTGCTTAGAGACTACCTTGACACACTATGCTCGAACTTGAGATCTCATACAATTACTAATGTGCAATCTAACAATGACAAG CTTTTTGTGGACACGCAGTTGTTCTCAGTACAGACAGACCTAGTTCTCTCCTTTTATCAGAAGGACTAA
- the LOC136478185 gene encoding uncharacterized protein isoform X3, translating to MLMNDKPIFPRRSRYVITTPRCYCILSRLPFFELHFGVLQSILMEERLEWLTDGVSMLTSLSLEESCENDICEGTEVTAQKQYLDSNTTDVDKSSESSMGVSSKELSDTDSSSGCRENQLDFVSKEQQQNSSCDKEQSDLKREIVTCCDVSEVSDHFVPEDTSSGESGVKHHELDSASGIQDESGAKNCDDSPKGNVDDEELDLFITDTILPLMRSRLCEDCESSPSSQGSPSEGRNFDTQESDSEEPSSIGDGDLVRHNNILQWAKAKKYGSLQVVCQYYQLQCPARGSSLTFHPLEHLHPLSFHRPGETVLHIAGSTIELRSRDTSLEVAEMRNSLFAEEESTALSTWAVASICGCLRLEHVMTLFAAALLEKQIVIVCSNLGMLSASVLSILPLIRPYRWHSLLMTVLPNDMMDFLDAPVPYIVGVQNKTSDVLNRLPNAVVIDANRNQIKSSSVPQLPQHRELLSALRPYHSILVGESYLARKRPVYECTDAQVEAAKGFLAVLRDYLDTLCSNLRSHTITNVQSNNDKVSLLLKESFIGSFPIRDRPFMKLFVDTQLFSVQTDLVLSFYQKD from the exons ATGCTCATGAATGACAAACCCATCTTTCCACGCCGGAGTCGATACGTGATAACTACGCCCCGGTGTTATTGCATCCTGTCCAGGCTTCCGTTCTTTGAACTGCATTTTGGGGTGTTGCAGAG TATTCTTATGGAAGAACGTCTCGAGTGGCTCACAGATGGTGTTAGCATGCTAACTTCCTTATCGCTTGAGGAATCCTGTGAGAACGATATCTGTGAAGGAACTGAAGTTACAGCACAGAAACAGTATTTAGATAGTAACACAACTGATGTGGATAAATCATCTGAATCTAGCATGGGAGTTTCATCAAAGGAGCTGTCTGACACTGATAGCAGTTCTGGGTGTAGAGAGAACCAGCTTGACTTTGTTTCTAAAGAACAACAGCAAAATAGTTCTTGTGATAAAGAGCAGAGTGATCTTAAAAGAGAAATTGTCACTTGTTGTGATGTTTCTGAAGTGTCTGATCATTTTGTTCCCGAAGATACATCATCTGGTGAgtctggagttaagcatcatgaACTTGATTCTGCATCAGGTATCCAGGATGAATCTGGTGCAAAGAACTGTGATGATTCTCCGAAGGGAAATGTGGATGATGAGGAGCTTGATCTCTTCATTACTGATACTATTTTACCACTTATGCGATCTCGCCTTTGTGAAGATTGTGAATCATCTCCAAG TTCACAGGGTTCTCCTTCTGAAGGCAGAAATTTCGACACCCAGGAATCGGATTCAGAGGAGCCATCTTCCATTGGTGATGGAGACTTAGTTAGACACAACAACATACTGCAGTGGGCTAAG GCAAAAAAATATGGTTCTTTGCAAGTTGTCTGTCAATACTACCAGTTACAGTGTCCTGCTAGGGGTTCATCACTTACTTTTCATCCATTGGAGCATTTGCATCCTTTGAGTTTTCACCGGCCAGGTGAAACAGTTCTTCACATTGCTGGTTCTACTATTGAGCTTAGGTCACGTGATACAAGCTTAGAGGTTGCTGAG ATGCGGAATTCACTCTTTGCTGAGGAGGAATCGACTGCTTTATCCACATGGGCGGTGGCATCCATTTGTGGATGCCTAAGGTTGGAACAT GTAATGACACTTTTTGCTGCCGCACTCCTGGAGAAACAGATTGTTATTGTCTGTTCTAATCTG GGTATGTTATCGGCTTCAGTTTTGTCCATCTTACCTCTAATACGACCGTATCGGTGGCATAGTCTCCTCATGACG GTTTTGCCTAATGACATGATGGATTTTCTGGATGCCCCAGTTCCATACATA GTGGGTGTACAAAACAAGACATCTGATGTGCTCAACAGGCTACCAAATGCCGTGGTCATTGATGCCAACAGGAATCAG ATTAAATCTTCTTCAGTTCCGCAACTACCACAGCACAGAGAGTTGCTTTCTGCCTTGCGCCCGTATCATTCAATACTTGTTGGCGAAAGTTATCTTGCAAGAAAACGTCCTGTTTACGAATGCACAGATGCCCAG GTGGAAGCGGCCAAAGGTTTCTTGGCGGTGCTTAGAGACTACCTTGACACACTATGCTCGAACTTGAGATCTCATACAATTACTAATGTGCAATCTAACAATGACAAG GTTTCCTTACTTTTAAAAGAGAGCTTTATTGGTTCTTTCCCAATCCGGGATAGGCCTTTTATGAAG CTTTTTGTGGACACGCAGTTGTTCTCAGTACAGACAGACCTAGTTCTCTCCTTTTATCAGAAGGACTAA
- the LOC136478185 gene encoding uncharacterized protein isoform X1 — protein sequence MVDKNDGSEGLKFNTSNLIQTTEEVARAFIAVASAATAQSARPSVVYSSKDESGSPMQKLQQQFSKIMKGFSSSPDLSGTYNPEVLTTQKRQWSRYQLKSLGDRCIREPSHLFESIVIVGLPPHADIQELENIALGRNDEDGKRSRNLFSNSHQVHAISNLEPQVLYAYPPEKPLPLKYKDTLSFCLPGGVQVHAVERTPSFSELNEILLGQEQLKESNQSFVFRLQVADNSALYGCCVLVEEIVQRPSKLVSMLMNDKPIFPRRSRYVITTPRCYCILSRLPFFELHFGVLQSILMEERLEWLTDGVSMLTSLSLEESCENDICEGTEVTAQKQYLDSNTTDVDKSSESSMGVSSKELSDTDSSSGCRENQLDFVSKEQQQNSSCDKEQSDLKREIVTCCDVSEVSDHFVPEDTSSGESGVKHHELDSASGIQDESGAKNCDDSPKGNVDDEELDLFITDTILPLMRSRLCEDCESSPSSQGSPSEGRNFDTQESDSEEPSSIGDGDLVRHNNILQWAKAKKYGSLQVVCQYYQLQCPARGSSLTFHPLEHLHPLSFHRPGETVLHIAGSTIELRSRDTSLEVAEMRNSLFAEEESTALSTWAVASICGCLRLEHVMTLFAAALLEKQIVIVCSNLGMLSASVLSILPLIRPYRWHSLLMTVLPNDMMDFLDAPVPYIVGVQNKTSDVLNRLPNAVVIDANRNQIKSSSVPQLPQHRELLSALRPYHSILVGESYLARKRPVYECTDAQVEAAKGFLAVLRDYLDTLCSNLRSHTITNVQSNNDKVSLLLKESFIGSFPIRDRPFMKLFVDTQLFSVQTDLVLSFYQKD from the exons ATGGTGGACAAGAATGATGGGTCAGAGGGTCTTAAATTCAACACGTCAAACCTCATTCAAACAACCGAAGAGGTTGCAAGAGCGTTTATTGCTGTGGCTTCGGCTGCCACTGCACAGTCTGCACGACCATCTGTAGTGTATTCATCCAAAGACGAGAGTGGCAGCCCAATGCAGAAGCTTCAGCAGCAATTTTCGAAAATCATGAAAGGGTTTTCGTCCTCACCAGACCTGTCAGGAACTTACAATCCAGAAGTGCTTACAACGCAAAAGCGGCAGTGGTCGAGGTACCAGCTGAAGTCATTG GGTGATAGGTGCATCAGAGAACCATCACATCTGTTCGAGAGCATAGTGATTGTTGGGCTTCCACCTCACGCAGATATCCAGGAGCTGGAAAACATTGCTCTAGGGAGAAATGATGaagatggaaagagatcaagAAATTTATTTAGCAATAGCCACCAAGTTCACGCAATATCAAATTTGGAACCACAG GTTCTTTATGCATACCCTCCAGAGAAGCCTCTTCCACTCAAGTACAAGGATACCCTCTCTTTCTGCCTTCCCGGAGGTGTACAG GTTCATGCTGTCGAACGTACTCCTTCATTCAGTGAGCTGAATGAAATTCTCCTGGGACAG GAACAGCTTAAAGAAAGCAACCAATCATTTGTGTTCCGCCTACAG GTCGCTGATAACTCTGCATTATATGGATGCTGTGTGCTGGTTGAAGAGATCGTACAGAGACCATCAAAGTTGGTATCGATGCTCATGAATGACAAACCCATCTTTCCACGCCGGAGTCGATACGTGATAACTACGCCCCGGTGTTATTGCATCCTGTCCAGGCTTCCGTTCTTTGAACTGCATTTTGGGGTGTTGCAGAG TATTCTTATGGAAGAACGTCTCGAGTGGCTCACAGATGGTGTTAGCATGCTAACTTCCTTATCGCTTGAGGAATCCTGTGAGAACGATATCTGTGAAGGAACTGAAGTTACAGCACAGAAACAGTATTTAGATAGTAACACAACTGATGTGGATAAATCATCTGAATCTAGCATGGGAGTTTCATCAAAGGAGCTGTCTGACACTGATAGCAGTTCTGGGTGTAGAGAGAACCAGCTTGACTTTGTTTCTAAAGAACAACAGCAAAATAGTTCTTGTGATAAAGAGCAGAGTGATCTTAAAAGAGAAATTGTCACTTGTTGTGATGTTTCTGAAGTGTCTGATCATTTTGTTCCCGAAGATACATCATCTGGTGAgtctggagttaagcatcatgaACTTGATTCTGCATCAGGTATCCAGGATGAATCTGGTGCAAAGAACTGTGATGATTCTCCGAAGGGAAATGTGGATGATGAGGAGCTTGATCTCTTCATTACTGATACTATTTTACCACTTATGCGATCTCGCCTTTGTGAAGATTGTGAATCATCTCCAAG TTCACAGGGTTCTCCTTCTGAAGGCAGAAATTTCGACACCCAGGAATCGGATTCAGAGGAGCCATCTTCCATTGGTGATGGAGACTTAGTTAGACACAACAACATACTGCAGTGGGCTAAG GCAAAAAAATATGGTTCTTTGCAAGTTGTCTGTCAATACTACCAGTTACAGTGTCCTGCTAGGGGTTCATCACTTACTTTTCATCCATTGGAGCATTTGCATCCTTTGAGTTTTCACCGGCCAGGTGAAACAGTTCTTCACATTGCTGGTTCTACTATTGAGCTTAGGTCACGTGATACAAGCTTAGAGGTTGCTGAG ATGCGGAATTCACTCTTTGCTGAGGAGGAATCGACTGCTTTATCCACATGGGCGGTGGCATCCATTTGTGGATGCCTAAGGTTGGAACAT GTAATGACACTTTTTGCTGCCGCACTCCTGGAGAAACAGATTGTTATTGTCTGTTCTAATCTG GGTATGTTATCGGCTTCAGTTTTGTCCATCTTACCTCTAATACGACCGTATCGGTGGCATAGTCTCCTCATGACG GTTTTGCCTAATGACATGATGGATTTTCTGGATGCCCCAGTTCCATACATA GTGGGTGTACAAAACAAGACATCTGATGTGCTCAACAGGCTACCAAATGCCGTGGTCATTGATGCCAACAGGAATCAG ATTAAATCTTCTTCAGTTCCGCAACTACCACAGCACAGAGAGTTGCTTTCTGCCTTGCGCCCGTATCATTCAATACTTGTTGGCGAAAGTTATCTTGCAAGAAAACGTCCTGTTTACGAATGCACAGATGCCCAG GTGGAAGCGGCCAAAGGTTTCTTGGCGGTGCTTAGAGACTACCTTGACACACTATGCTCGAACTTGAGATCTCATACAATTACTAATGTGCAATCTAACAATGACAAG GTTTCCTTACTTTTAAAAGAGAGCTTTATTGGTTCTTTCCCAATCCGGGATAGGCCTTTTATGAAG CTTTTTGTGGACACGCAGTTGTTCTCAGTACAGACAGACCTAGTTCTCTCCTTTTATCAGAAGGACTAA